The Flavobacterium johnsoniae UW101 genomic interval TAAGTGTTTTTTAAGTATTAACCATTAAAAAAAAATTATGAATAAGAAAATTTTAGTTATAGGTGCATGCGGTCAGATTGGCACAGAACTTACCTTGAGATTGAGACAAATATACGGAGTTGAAAATGTTATTGCCTCTGATATTGTAAAACCTGATAATGATGTTGTTAATCAAGGATATTTTGAAATTATCGACGCTTTGAATTTTGATCAAGTCGAGTATTTTGTTGAAAAATATAGTATTGATGAAGTGTATTTATTGTCGGCTTTATTGTCGGCTTCGGCAGAAAAAGCATACGCTTTTGCATGGGATTTAAATATGAATTCGCTTTTTCATGTGCTTAATTTAGCAAAAGAGAAAAAAATAAAAAAAATATTCTGGCCTTCAAGCATAGCCGTTTTTGGAAATAATACACCACGCGAAAAAACACCTCAATATACTGTTATGGAGCCTTCTACTGTGTATGGAATCAGTAAACAAACTGGAGAAAGATGGTGCGAATATTATCATAAAACTTTTGGTGTAGATGTTCGAAGTGTAAGATATCCCGGAATCATCAGCTGGTCTGCGCCGCCGGGTGGAGGAACAACAGATTATGCAGTCGATATTTTTCATTCGGCAATAAAAGAGCAAAAATATCATTGCTTTTTATCTCCGGAAACCAAACTGCCAATGATGTATATTGATGATGCAATAGATGCGGCAATCGACATTATGGATGCACCTGGTGATTTAATAAAAATTAGATCCTCTTATAACTTGTCGGCAATGAGTTTCAGTCCTCACGAAATAGCCAATGAAATTAAAAAGCACATTCCTGAGTTTGAAATAACTTATAAAGAAAACGATTTTCGACAAACGATTGCTGACAGCTGGCCGGACAGCATTGACGACAATAATGCCAGAACAGACTGGAATTGGAAAAATAAGTTTGATCTGCAGGACATGACTTCAATAATGCTGGAAAAATTAGAAGAAACAATTCAAAGTCAAATACTTCTTTAAAAAAATCACAGGAAAAATTCATTTATAAAAAACGGACAATCTTAAAATCCTATACAGAAAATACTTTTTTTTAAGCTTTGATAATCAGTAGTTTAATTCGGTATAAGGTTGTTTTGAAATTAGTTGAATCCGTAATTTTTATATCAAAAGTCCGTAATTTATAAATGAATCTTCCTATTATTTTAGCATATCGTCTAACGTGTCTTATATATTGAAAATTACACAGTTAGATACCCTTCCTTAGAATCTGGAAACTACGATACATTTAAAACTAAAAAATTTTATTATTTATAAATAAAGATAAAATGAACCACATCAATGACAAAATAGCAAAAGATTACTGGTACAAAAAAAACAATAGAATTGTGTATACAAAAGAAGGTTTTTCTGAAAACACTTCTGTTGATTTTACCATTGTCGATGCCGGCAGACTCTCTTATTTCTATAAAGTAACAGGAGAAAATACAGATGCAGAATTTACAGTTTTAATTGCACTTTATAATTTACTGCTGCAAAGATATATTGTCGATGGGAATGTATCGTTTTTGAAGTCCTTTTTAGATTCTCAAATAGGATTGTTGAGTTATGAGTTTCAGCCAATTGGTAAAAAAACGGTAAAAGAATTTATACAAGAAACCAAGCAGGAAATTCAGGAAGTGTACAAACATGCTCCTTATTATAAAACTGAGAAAGAAAAAGCGAATGTCGAATATATTCCTTTTCAGTTTAATTACGGAACAGAAAATAAACTGAATGAATCGTTTAGTGAATTGTCATGTCGCATTGAAAAGCTTGAGAATAGAGATTTAAAAATCACTTTACATTATTCTTCAAAATTTGCCGAAAATAATCTAGCACTGCATCTTTTAAAGAATTTTGGAAGATTGCTGGAAGAATTAGAAGCAAATATCAATCTTTCGGCCGTGAAGATTTCTTTGGTATCTAATGAAGAAGAAAAAAACTTACTTTATAATCTAAACTCTCAAAAAACAGATTATAATCGTGCTTTAACTCTCGTAGAAATTGTAGAAAATCAGGTATATAAAACACCTAATGATATTGCAGTTATCTGTAAAGAGAAATCCCTTACTTATGGTGAATTAAATAAACTTGCCAACCAGCTTTCTAACTATCTGATACAACAAGGAGTATCTGAAGGTGATTTTGTTGGAGTTAAATTGGAAAGAAGCGAAAAATTGCTTGTGTCTATATTAGCAGTTTTAAAAGCTGGGGCGACTTATGTACCTCTGGATGTTAATTATCCTGCAGAAAGAATCGCATACATTGAAACTGACAGCAATTGCAAATTGGTTATTACGGGTGCTGTATACGATGATTTTCTGGAAAGCCAGGAAAAATATAATATAGAAAATATCTCATTGAACAGAAAATCAGATGATACGGCATATATTATTTATACTTCAGGAACTACAGGAAATCCAAAAGGTGTAATGATAACGCATCAAAATGCTGTTGCTTTAATTCATTGGGCACAAGAAGAATTTAATCCGGAAAATTTTGAAATTGTATACGCAGCTACATCACATTGTTTTGATCTTTCGATATACGAAATGTTTTACCCATTATCTGTTGGAAAAAGAATCAAAATATTAAATAACGCCCTGGAGATTGGACCAGAATTGACAAAAGATAAAAACATCTTATTGAATACAGTTCCGTCAAGTATCCGAAATATTTTAGCTGAAGGATTTTCTCTTGAAAATGTAAGCATTATTAATCTTGCCGGAGAACCGTTTCCGGTTGATATAGCCAAAAAGTTATTGCAGACCAATGCCGAAATTAGAAATCTGTACGGCCCGTCTGAAGATACAACTTACAGTACCTGCTATAAATTATCTTCAGCAAAAAACTATCAGACTATACCAATTGGTAAAGCCATTTCGAATACTCAGGCTTATATTTTAGATGAAGAACTGCAATTAGTGCCTATGGGTACAATTGGAAAATTATACCTTTCAGGAGATGGAATTGCAAATGGTTATCTCAATAAACCAGAATTGACTGCAGCAAAGTTTATAGAAAACCCTTTTGCTGAAGGGCACAAAATGTATGATACAGGCGATTTAGTAAAATGGATGCCTGATGGAAATCTGGCTTTTCTTGGCAGAAAAGACCATCAGATAAAACTTCGCGGTTATCGTATTGAACTTGAAGAAATAGAAAATGTAATTTCTTCCTTTTCTGAAAATATTGGACAGGCAGTTGTTGCAGTAAGAAAAAATAATGGTGAAGATTTTTTAGCTGCCTATTTTACAGAAATTGAAAATGTAAGTAAAACAGATTTAAGAGCTTATTTAGAAAAGCAGCTTCCGGCTTACATGATTCCATCTTATTTTACAGCGGTAGAAAAAATTCCATTAACTCCAAACGGCAAGATAAACAAAGATGCCCTTTCTGAAATTACGGATGCTTTCATTGTTAAAAACGAGTATGAAGCTCCTTCGGATGCTGTTGAAAACGAATTAGTTGAGATTTGGGAGCAGACTCTCGGAATTTCTCCAATTGGTGTAAATGATCATTTTTTTGAATTGGGAGGTCATAGTTTAATGATTTCTCAGATTATAAATGCGATTTACAAGAACCTTAATAAAAGCGTTCCATACAAAGTTTTTTATACCAATCCTACAATCAAAGATTTAAGAAAGTCATTGAAGGATCAGGAATATTTACCAATCCCTTTAACACCTTATTCTGAATCGTACCCATTAACACATTCCCAAAACAGGTTATGGATGTTAAGCCAATTAGAAGGCGGAAACGAAGCCTATCAAATATCCGGAGCTGTAGTTTTGAAAGGACAATTAAATGCTTATAATTTTTGTAATGCATTCGATCATGTAATTACGCATCACGAAGTTCTTAGAACGATTTTTAAGAAAAATGAAGAAGGAACTGTAAAACAATATATTATTCCTGATAATGAATTTCATTTTGCAATAGAAAATAAAGATTTTTCTACTTCTACATCTCCGTATGAAGAGATACAAAGTTATATAGGAGAAAAAAATAAAGAAAGTTATAATCTGGCAGAAGCACCTTTATTTAAAGCCTCTTTATTAAAGACTGCTGCTGATAATTTTGTGTTCTATTTGTCGATTCACCACCTTATAAGCGATGGATGGTCATTAAAAGTCCTAACTGCACAAGTTTTAGAATATTATACCATTTTAGAATCTGGAAATGTTATTCCATCTCCTGAACATAAAATTCAGTTTAAGGATTATGCTGCCTGGACGCAGGATGAACAAAATAAGAAAAACTACCAGCTGGCACAAGAATATTGGTTAAAGCAGTTTGAAGAAACTGTGCCTGTACTTCAGTTACCGGGATATAACGGTCGTCCTGCTGTAAAAACCTATGCAGGAAACCAATACCGTCATACATTTTCGAAAGAATTGTTTACTGAATTAAAAAATCTTTCTAAAGGGTATCAGGTAACTTTATTTACAGCATTAATGGCAGGTGTAAAAACTTTATTATCAAGATATGCCAGCCAGAATGATATTGTTATTGGAACTCCAATAGCCGGAAGGGAGCATCCGGATTTAGAACATCAAATAGGTTTATATATCAATACACTTGCTGTAAGAACTTTATTGAACCCAAAAGAAACATTTTCTGCATTACTTCAAAGAGAAGGTAAACAGCTTTTAGAAGCCTATGAACATCAGAATTATCCTTTTGATGCTTTGGTAGAACAATTAAAACTATCGAGAGATACCTCAAGATCTCCTTTGTTCGATATTATGGTCGTTTTGCAAAATCAGCATCAGGTATCTAATTTTATAGATAAAAAATCTTCAGAGATAACTATCGAAGATTTTGAAATTAGCAGTGAAGTTTCTGCTTTTGATATCGTCTTTACTTTTACAGAAAAAGAAACACTGGAACTTGAAATTCTCTATAATACAGATATTTATACTGCTGAATATATTGAGAGACTATCTGCGCATTTAGAAAATCTGCTGCAGCAAGTTGTTAAAAAACCTCAAGTGCTTTTAGAAGAAATAGAATTAGTATCTGAAGACGAAAAAGTAATCTTACTGAATGAATTTAACGATACAGATTTTGTTTTTGATACAGATAAAACTGTTATTGATCATTTCTTACAGCAAGTTCGAAAAACACCTCAAAAAACAGCTGTTATTGTTGATGATCAAACTTTGACCTATGCTGAATTGGATGAAATGTCTAATAAACTGGCCAATTATCTTATTGAAAATTATCAGCTTGGAAAAGGAAATTTTGCAGCAGTTAAGCTGGAAAGAGGTTTATATTTGATCATATCTTTATTAGGAATTTTAAAAACTGGTGCTGCTTATGTTCCTGTTGACATAAACTATCCGGAAAACAGGATAAAAGATATTCTTGACGACGTTTCCCCAAAAGCAATAATAGACGACGCATTTTGGAATGATTTTGATTCTAATGAAAGCTCTGCTTTACAGCCTAAAACACTGCCAAAAGGCACAGACCTGGCTTATGTAATTTACACTTCTGGATCTACAGGAAAACCAAAAGGAGTGATGATTGCACATCAGAGTTTGGTAAACTTATGTTTTTGGCATAAAAAGGCATATAATGTCGATGAAAACAGCAGAGGTACTTTATTTTCTGGAGTTGCATTCGATGCTTCTGTTTGGGAAATATATCCTTATCTAATATCAGGTGCGGTTTTATATCCAATTCAAAAAGACGAAATACGTCTTCAAATACCTGAATTAGTTTCGTTTTTGGTAAAAAACGAAATAACGCACAGTTACCTTCCTTCAAAAATCTGTCAGGATCTAATGGCTGAAACTAATTTGAAACTGCCAGCTTTAATTCTTACCGGAGGTGAACGTTTAAATTATGCAGTAGATACTTCTCTACAGGTATTTAATAATTATGGACCAACAGAAAATACTGTTGTAACAACTTATTATGATTGTAAAAAAGCTCTGAATGAAAAGGTATCTATAGGAAAACCTGTTGCCAATACACAGGTTTATATTTTATCTGAAAATTTAAAATTACAGCCAGTTGGTGTAATTGGAGAATTGTGTATTTCTGGAATTGGACTTTCAAAAGGATATTTGAACCAGCCGGAATTAACCAAAGAAAAGTTCATTCAAAATCCATTTGAACCTGAAGAAAAATTATATAAAACAGGAGATTTAGCCAGATGGCTTCCAGACGGAAATCTTGAATATGTAGGAAGAAAAGACAACCAGGTTAAAATTAGAGGAAACAGAGTTGAATTAGGAGAAATTGAATATGTTATCAGAGAGTTTGATTCAGCGATTTCCAATGCTGTGGTTTTGGTAAAAGAAGTAAAGAATGAACCGTTTATAATTGCTTATTACACTACAGGAAAATCTGTTGATAAAAAAGAACTTAGAAAATATTTAAAAGATAAGCTGGCTGATTATATGATTCCTGCTTATTATGTAGAACTTGAAACGCTGCAGCTGAATGCAAATGGAAAAGTAGATCTTTCTAAACTGCCTGCCATATCAGAATCAGATATTGTTAAGAAAGAATATATAGCACCTGCCAATCAAACAGAAGAAAAAATTGCCGTAATCTGGCAGGAACTTTTAGGACATCAAAAAATTGGTGCTGGAGATGATTTCTTTGAACTTGGAGGGCACAGTTTATTATTAACTAAGTTATTAAACGAATACCAGAGAGTATTTAAAATTGCAGTCAATCTAAAAACTCTTTATACAAATTCAAGTCTTAAAAGCCATGCAGCGCTTTTGATAAATTCAAAAGAAGAAATCGCTGTTATTGAAAAATTATCGTATCAGGAATTTTATGATTTATCTCCTTCGCAGGTTAGATATTGGTTATTGTATAAAATAAACGGAAAATCAAAAGAGTTTAATATCTACAGTACGTTCAATCTACCGGAAAATCTAAATACGGCTGTTTTTGAACAGGCATTTAATATTCTTTTAGAACGACACGAAATTTTAAGAAGCTTATTTGCTGAAGAAGCCGGAATGCCAAAACAAAAAATAATACAAAATCTGGCGGTGCGAATTCCTGTTTTTGAGTCAGAAACAGAGATTAAACTGCATGTATTCGAGTACGAATTTGATCTTGAATTAGATTTATTGTTTAGAGCAGCGGTCTTAAAAAAAGGTGCAGGTTACAGTTTATATTTTAATATGCATCATAGTATTGGCGACGGCTGGTCTATGGGAATTATTTCCAGAGATTTAATGGAAATATATAACGCTTTACTAGAAGGAAGAATAGCTCAGCTTCCGGAACTAACCATACAATACAAGGATTATGCACAATGGCAGAATAATGTATTGCAGTCACAAGAAATCAAAATCCAGGAAAATTATTGGAAAGAACAATTTGCAGGAACGCTGCCGTATCTGCAATTACCATCAGATTATATTTCAAAGCTGAAAAAAGCAGAAACATCATCTTCATACACCCTATTTATTTCTGATGAAAAGAAGAAGAAAATAGAAGAGTTATCAAGAAAAAACGGTGCCAGTGTATTCGCAGTATTTGCTGCCGTTTTAAAAGTGTTATTGTACCGTTTAACTTCAGAAGAAGATATCATTCTTGGAATCCCAACAGCAAACAGAAATCATTATCAATTAAAGAATCTGGCAGGGTGTTTTATCAATACACTTATGCTTCGTGATACAATAAACAGTAATTTTTCTTTTGAAACCTGGCTGGCAAAAGTCAACGAAACTTTGATTAACGCTCTAACACATCAAAATTATCCTTTCGAAAAGGTCTTGGAATTAATTGATATTCCTCAGGATGATAATCGTTTTCCGTTAAGTCCCGTTTTCTTAAACATGGTCGATTTTGATGCTGGATCACTGGATACTATTACAGCATTCACATCAACTCATGAAGTACTAAATACTGCTCCTAAATTTGATTTTGAATGTTATATAAAAAGTTTCGAAAATGGTTACAGTATTAACTGTGTGTACGATCATGAACTGTTTAAAAAAGAAACTATTCAATATTGGATAAATGCCTATTTGTCTATTATAGATCAGGTTATAGAAAATGATAAAAAAGCATTGTTTGAAATTAAAATTTTTGAAGACTTTATTTATCAGGAAAACGATCTCAAACCGGTTAATGATTTTGGATTTTTTGAAGCAAGCGAAATACAGCAGAGTATAGCACAACGATTTGAAAAACAAGTAGAATTGTTTCCAGACCGCGAAGCCGTTGCATCAAAAAATACCGTGCTTACCTATAAAAAACTTAATAATTGCGCGAATCATTTAGCACAACAAATAATAGAAAAAGCCAGCACAGAAACTAAACGAGTTGCATTGCTTTTAAATCACAACGAAACCTCTGTAATAGGAATGCTTGGAGTGCTTAAAGCAGGCTATGCTTATGTTCCTATAGATGCAAATAGTCCGTTGAGCAGAATTCAGTATATTATTGAAGATTCTGGATGTGATCAATTAGTTTGTAATGAAGTTACTGTAGAAAAAGCAAATCAGTTAAAGAAAGAATTACCGCAATTGTCAATTACAAAGCTTTCTGAAAATTACAATCTTCCAGAAATCTTAAATCCAAAACAGAGTTCAAGCCCTTTAGCAGAAGCGTATGTTTTGTATACATCAGGATCAACAGGTATGCCAAAAGGAGTTTTACAGATCCAGAAAAATGTTCTTCACTTTATTCGTGTATATACAAACAATGTTCATATCGCGATACAGGATAATTTAAGCGTTTTTTCGACTTATACTTTCGATGCTTCTGTAAAAGATATTTATGGAGCGATTTTAAACGGAGCCAAAGTAAGTATTTATGATATTGTTGAAAACGGACTAGATTCACTTTCTGAATGGCTTTTGGCAGAAAATATTACCATTATACACATGGTGCCAACGATTTACAGGAATTTTTTAAAAGGACTGAAAAAAGATGAAGCCGTGCCAACAGTACGATTAGTCGATTTAGGAGGAGAATCATGCCATAAATCAGATTTGGAATTGTTTAAAGAACATTTCCTTGAAGGTGCATTTTTGGTTAATGATTATGGTCCAACAGAATCTACTATTGTGGCTCAAAAATTCTTGTCGCATGAATCTGAATTGACAAGAAATAATATGCCATTAGGTAAATCTGTAGAAGAAACAAAGGTTTTCTTATTAGATGAAAATAATAAACCAAAAGGTATTTATCAAACAGGGGAAATTGTTTTCAAAAGCGATTATCTGTCTCTAGGATATCTAAACCGACAGGAATTAACAGATAAGGTTTTTACAACAGATCCTTTAACCGGAAACGGCAGAGTTTATAAATCCGGCGATATAGGAATGATGCTTCCTTCGGGAGAAATTGAATTCTTACAACGAAAAGATTCTCAGGTAAAAATCAACGGATTGCGAATTGAATTATCTGAAATAGAATATCAATTAGAGCAGATTGAGTTTATAAATGAAGCAGTGGTTTTGTTGAAAGAATTACAAGAAAACAGTTATATAACAGCTTATGTTCGATCTGAAGAAATTCTGGATGTGACCAAAATAAAATTGCTTTTAGGTAAAATATTACCCAAATATATGATTCCGGCAATCTACATTTCAATGGAAAATTTCCCATTGACACGAACTGGAAAAATAGAAAGAAAAGCTTTGCCAGATCCCGTAATTTCTGATTTAAAAACGGTTCCTTATGAAGCTCCGGCAAACGATGTTGAAAGCAGACTAGTACACATTTGGGCAGAAGTCCTTAAGCTTGATCCTGCTGTAATTGGCACCAATGACAATTTCTTTGAGTTAGGAGGAAATAGTCTGCAGGCTGTGGTTTTAATTAACAAAATAAACAAAATATACAACACGGTATTTTCTATCACAAATCTATACGAGACCTTAACTATAAAAGGATTAGCAGTGCTGCTTAATTTCTATTTAATTCAGAAAAACGAATTTGATATGGTACTTCAGGAAGAAGATCAAGATGAAATTATTCTGTAAAGTTTCTAAAGACCAAAATAATCATTAACAAATAAAATAAAGACCCGGCAATGCTGGACTTAAATCAATTTTTATGAAAAATGACATCTTAAATAAACTTCTTTCTCTTGGAGTTCAGCTGAAAATAATTGATGGTAATCTTAAAGTAAATGCCCCAAAAGGAGTATTGACAAAAGAATTATTAGAAGAAATTAAAGAATACAAGGCCTATTTAATTAGTTTAATATCCTTTAATACATCTATTCCCAAAACTGAGATTAAAGAAAATTACGCCTTAACACCAACTCAGTATTTTATGTGGTTTACACATGAACATTTGGGCGGAAAAAGAGCATATAATATAACATCGACATTAAAACTGAAAGGAAAGCTGAACGAATTTCTTCTTGAAAAAGCATTTCAGAAGGTTATAACACGTCATGAATCGCTTAGAACAGTTTTTAAGAAAGACGAGAATGATCAGGTTCAGCAGCATATTTTATCATCAGATGAAGTTCATTTTAAATTACAAAAGGCAGCATTGCAGCATTTTTCTGTAGAGCAGCTTCATAACCGCATTAAGTTAGAATACTTAAATACATTCGATCTGGAAAAAGGACCTTTGTTAAACGGTACTTTGTTAAAAACCAGCGAAGAAGAACATATTTTAGTATTTGTATTACATCATATTATTGGCGACGGATGGTCATTACAGCTGCTGACTCGTGAGATTATGCTTGTCTATAACAGCTTGGCAAGTGCTGAAGAAGTACAATTGCAAGAACTGTCAATACAATACAAAGATTACAGCGAATGGCTGAATAAAAAGCTTATCAGCGATGAATACAACCAAAAACTTGAGTTTTGGAAAGAACAGTTTAAAACTAAATCTCCCGCTTTGGAGCTAATTATGAATAAACGTCCGA includes:
- a CDS encoding NAD-dependent epimerase/dehydratase family protein, with the protein product MNKKILVIGACGQIGTELTLRLRQIYGVENVIASDIVKPDNDVVNQGYFEIIDALNFDQVEYFVEKYSIDEVYLLSALLSASAEKAYAFAWDLNMNSLFHVLNLAKEKKIKKIFWPSSIAVFGNNTPREKTPQYTVMEPSTVYGISKQTGERWCEYYHKTFGVDVRSVRYPGIISWSAPPGGGTTDYAVDIFHSAIKEQKYHCFLSPETKLPMMYIDDAIDAAIDIMDAPGDLIKIRSSYNLSAMSFSPHEIANEIKKHIPEFEITYKENDFRQTIADSWPDSIDDNNARTDWNWKNKFDLQDMTSIMLEKLEETIQSQILL
- a CDS encoding non-ribosomal peptide synthetase, with the protein product MNHINDKIAKDYWYKKNNRIVYTKEGFSENTSVDFTIVDAGRLSYFYKVTGENTDAEFTVLIALYNLLLQRYIVDGNVSFLKSFLDSQIGLLSYEFQPIGKKTVKEFIQETKQEIQEVYKHAPYYKTEKEKANVEYIPFQFNYGTENKLNESFSELSCRIEKLENRDLKITLHYSSKFAENNLALHLLKNFGRLLEELEANINLSAVKISLVSNEEEKNLLYNLNSQKTDYNRALTLVEIVENQVYKTPNDIAVICKEKSLTYGELNKLANQLSNYLIQQGVSEGDFVGVKLERSEKLLVSILAVLKAGATYVPLDVNYPAERIAYIETDSNCKLVITGAVYDDFLESQEKYNIENISLNRKSDDTAYIIYTSGTTGNPKGVMITHQNAVALIHWAQEEFNPENFEIVYAATSHCFDLSIYEMFYPLSVGKRIKILNNALEIGPELTKDKNILLNTVPSSIRNILAEGFSLENVSIINLAGEPFPVDIAKKLLQTNAEIRNLYGPSEDTTYSTCYKLSSAKNYQTIPIGKAISNTQAYILDEELQLVPMGTIGKLYLSGDGIANGYLNKPELTAAKFIENPFAEGHKMYDTGDLVKWMPDGNLAFLGRKDHQIKLRGYRIELEEIENVISSFSENIGQAVVAVRKNNGEDFLAAYFTEIENVSKTDLRAYLEKQLPAYMIPSYFTAVEKIPLTPNGKINKDALSEITDAFIVKNEYEAPSDAVENELVEIWEQTLGISPIGVNDHFFELGGHSLMISQIINAIYKNLNKSVPYKVFYTNPTIKDLRKSLKDQEYLPIPLTPYSESYPLTHSQNRLWMLSQLEGGNEAYQISGAVVLKGQLNAYNFCNAFDHVITHHEVLRTIFKKNEEGTVKQYIIPDNEFHFAIENKDFSTSTSPYEEIQSYIGEKNKESYNLAEAPLFKASLLKTAADNFVFYLSIHHLISDGWSLKVLTAQVLEYYTILESGNVIPSPEHKIQFKDYAAWTQDEQNKKNYQLAQEYWLKQFEETVPVLQLPGYNGRPAVKTYAGNQYRHTFSKELFTELKNLSKGYQVTLFTALMAGVKTLLSRYASQNDIVIGTPIAGREHPDLEHQIGLYINTLAVRTLLNPKETFSALLQREGKQLLEAYEHQNYPFDALVEQLKLSRDTSRSPLFDIMVVLQNQHQVSNFIDKKSSEITIEDFEISSEVSAFDIVFTFTEKETLELEILYNTDIYTAEYIERLSAHLENLLQQVVKKPQVLLEEIELVSEDEKVILLNEFNDTDFVFDTDKTVIDHFLQQVRKTPQKTAVIVDDQTLTYAELDEMSNKLANYLIENYQLGKGNFAAVKLERGLYLIISLLGILKTGAAYVPVDINYPENRIKDILDDVSPKAIIDDAFWNDFDSNESSALQPKTLPKGTDLAYVIYTSGSTGKPKGVMIAHQSLVNLCFWHKKAYNVDENSRGTLFSGVAFDASVWEIYPYLISGAVLYPIQKDEIRLQIPELVSFLVKNEITHSYLPSKICQDLMAETNLKLPALILTGGERLNYAVDTSLQVFNNYGPTENTVVTTYYDCKKALNEKVSIGKPVANTQVYILSENLKLQPVGVIGELCISGIGLSKGYLNQPELTKEKFIQNPFEPEEKLYKTGDLARWLPDGNLEYVGRKDNQVKIRGNRVELGEIEYVIREFDSAISNAVVLVKEVKNEPFIIAYYTTGKSVDKKELRKYLKDKLADYMIPAYYVELETLQLNANGKVDLSKLPAISESDIVKKEYIAPANQTEEKIAVIWQELLGHQKIGAGDDFFELGGHSLLLTKLLNEYQRVFKIAVNLKTLYTNSSLKSHAALLINSKEEIAVIEKLSYQEFYDLSPSQVRYWLLYKINGKSKEFNIYSTFNLPENLNTAVFEQAFNILLERHEILRSLFAEEAGMPKQKIIQNLAVRIPVFESETEIKLHVFEYEFDLELDLLFRAAVLKKGAGYSLYFNMHHSIGDGWSMGIISRDLMEIYNALLEGRIAQLPELTIQYKDYAQWQNNVLQSQEIKIQENYWKEQFAGTLPYLQLPSDYISKLKKAETSSSYTLFISDEKKKKIEELSRKNGASVFAVFAAVLKVLLYRLTSEEDIILGIPTANRNHYQLKNLAGCFINTLMLRDTINSNFSFETWLAKVNETLINALTHQNYPFEKVLELIDIPQDDNRFPLSPVFLNMVDFDAGSLDTITAFTSTHEVLNTAPKFDFECYIKSFENGYSINCVYDHELFKKETIQYWINAYLSIIDQVIENDKKALFEIKIFEDFIYQENDLKPVNDFGFFEASEIQQSIAQRFEKQVELFPDREAVASKNTVLTYKKLNNCANHLAQQIIEKASTETKRVALLLNHNETSVIGMLGVLKAGYAYVPIDANSPLSRIQYIIEDSGCDQLVCNEVTVEKANQLKKELPQLSITKLSENYNLPEILNPKQSSSPLAEAYVLYTSGSTGMPKGVLQIQKNVLHFIRVYTNNVHIAIQDNLSVFSTYTFDASVKDIYGAILNGAKVSIYDIVENGLDSLSEWLLAENITIIHMVPTIYRNFLKGLKKDEAVPTVRLVDLGGESCHKSDLELFKEHFLEGAFLVNDYGPTESTIVAQKFLSHESELTRNNMPLGKSVEETKVFLLDENNKPKGIYQTGEIVFKSDYLSLGYLNRQELTDKVFTTDPLTGNGRVYKSGDIGMMLPSGEIEFLQRKDSQVKINGLRIELSEIEYQLEQIEFINEAVVLLKELQENSYITAYVRSEEILDVTKIKLLLGKILPKYMIPAIYISMENFPLTRTGKIERKALPDPVISDLKTVPYEAPANDVESRLVHIWAEVLKLDPAVIGTNDNFFELGGNSLQAVVLINKINKIYNTVFSITNLYETLTIKGLAVLLNFYLIQKNEFDMVLQEEDQDEIIL